A genomic region of Jeotgalibaca ciconiae contains the following coding sequences:
- a CDS encoding YdiK family protein: MTLKDILIQIGMKFIFGALFLYFAIDSVNNAGWGFLAILSVLFATNNIVQGFRMLDTYFKIKKNIDDKDNK, translated from the coding sequence ATGACTTTAAAAGACATCTTAATCCAAATTGGTATGAAATTCATTTTCGGGGCACTATTCCTGTACTTCGCTATCGATAGTGTGAATAATGCAGGATGGGGTTTTTTAGCCATTCTTAGTGTTCTCTTTGCTACAAACAATATTGTGCAGGGATTTCGGATGCTTGATACCTACTTTAAAATCAAAAAAAATATTGACGATAAAGATAATAAATGA
- the pfkB gene encoding 1-phosphofructokinase, giving the protein MIYTITLNPSIDYIVHLDGLEIGNVNRIKQDFKLPGGKGINVSRILNQLQVSNTALGFVGGFTGKFVEDWLIDEGIQTEFTEVEDDTRINVKLKAGEETEINGEGPHISESTANEFLKHFDGFTEEDTVILSGSRPKSLPEDYYETIIQNLVAKKSAFVIDTTGNDLKNALKYQPLLVKPNHHELGDLFNVELHSIEEMIPYGKKLLEQGAKFAIISLAGEGAILFAEEGVYHATAPKGKVKNSVGAGDSMVAGFVGIYTQTKDALEAFTFSVACGSATAFSDDLAKREDIEKLVDLIKIKKIDGVEKNEN; this is encoded by the coding sequence ATGATTTATACCATTACTTTGAATCCTTCGATTGATTATATTGTTCATCTGGATGGTTTAGAGATCGGCAATGTCAATCGGATTAAACAAGATTTCAAATTGCCGGGAGGGAAAGGGATTAATGTCTCTAGAATATTAAATCAGCTGCAAGTATCGAATACTGCTTTAGGATTTGTAGGAGGATTTACTGGAAAGTTTGTGGAAGACTGGTTGATTGATGAAGGAATTCAAACAGAATTTACAGAAGTGGAAGACGATACTCGAATTAATGTGAAATTGAAAGCTGGAGAAGAGACTGAAATTAATGGGGAAGGACCTCATATTTCAGAGAGCACGGCTAATGAATTCCTGAAGCATTTTGACGGCTTTACGGAAGAAGATACAGTCATTCTGTCTGGCAGTCGTCCAAAGAGTTTACCAGAGGATTATTACGAAACGATTATTCAGAACTTAGTAGCGAAGAAGAGTGCCTTTGTAATAGATACAACAGGAAATGATTTGAAAAATGCTTTGAAATATCAACCCTTGTTAGTAAAACCAAATCACCATGAATTGGGAGATTTGTTCAATGTCGAGTTGCATTCGATCGAAGAAATGATTCCTTATGGAAAGAAACTTCTGGAACAAGGTGCTAAATTTGCCATTATTTCTTTAGCAGGAGAAGGCGCCATCCTATTCGCGGAAGAAGGAGTTTATCACGCTACAGCGCCAAAAGGAAAAGTAAAAAATTCTGTAGGTGCGGGAGACTCGATGGTTGCAGGATTTGTGGGAATCTATACACAGACAAAAGATGCATTAGAAGCTTTCACTTTTAGTGTTGCTTGTGGAAGTGCAACAGCCTTCTCTGATGATTTAGCGAAAAGGGAAGATATTGAAAAACTTGTAGATTTAATAAAAATAAAAAAAATAGATGGAGTTGAAAAGAATGAAAATTAA
- a CDS encoding CPBP family intramembrane glutamic endopeptidase codes for MKKKLSAATQIIFLYVAVQLLPVPLVFLFPQNKQIEMSMTLSILFAFIGTVAMIFVNQRKEWTPITEITEQKSASIGKILLWGIAGFIGSIIIQVITAIIEINVFGISPESANTENLLELTSKYPYLILMIVLFAPIMEEFVFRKAIFTQLSSSNVGMMGSAVISSLIFAFIHFDGHMLVYGTLGLWFCYLYYKTNNILTPILAHSLMNAYASLPLIFPDLFNM; via the coding sequence ATGAAAAAGAAACTTTCCGCAGCCACTCAAATCATCTTTTTGTATGTTGCTGTTCAACTATTACCTGTTCCACTTGTCTTTTTATTCCCGCAAAATAAACAGATAGAGATGAGCATGACACTATCCATACTTTTTGCCTTTATTGGTACTGTCGCAATGATTTTTGTGAATCAGCGTAAAGAATGGACTCCTATTACTGAAATAACAGAGCAAAAATCTGCATCCATTGGGAAAATACTATTGTGGGGTATTGCAGGCTTTATTGGCTCGATTATTATTCAAGTAATTACTGCAATCATTGAGATAAATGTTTTTGGGATTTCGCCAGAATCAGCAAATACAGAAAATTTGCTTGAATTGACAAGCAAATATCCTTATTTAATTTTAATGATTGTTTTATTTGCACCCATTATGGAAGAATTTGTTTTTAGAAAGGCAATTTTTACACAACTGTCCTCTTCTAATGTTGGAATGATGGGCTCAGCAGTAATCAGCTCATTAATTTTTGCCTTTATCCATTTTGATGGACATATGCTGGTATATGGAACGTTAGGACTGTGGTTCTGTTATTTATATTATAAAACAAATAACATTCTAACTCCTATTTTGGCGCACAGTTTAATGAATGCATATGCTAGTTTACCATTGATTTTCCCAGACTTATTTAATATGTAA
- the groES gene encoding co-chaperone GroES, protein MLKPLGNRVIIEVAKEEEQTVGGLVLPSSAKEKSQTGTVIAIGDGRVTDNGTKIDMVVKEGDSVLFEKYSGTDIKYEGKDYLVVKETDIVAIIG, encoded by the coding sequence GTGTTAAAACCATTAGGAAATCGCGTCATCATTGAAGTTGCGAAAGAAGAGGAACAAACAGTTGGCGGCCTTGTGTTACCATCATCTGCCAAAGAAAAGTCACAAACGGGTACAGTGATTGCAATTGGAGACGGACGAGTGACAGATAACGGTACAAAGATCGACATGGTTGTCAAAGAAGGGGACAGCGTTCTTTTTGAAAAATATTCCGGTACTGATATTAAGTACGAAGGCAAAGACTATCTTGTTGTGAAAGAAACAGATATCGTTGCAATCATTGGGTAA
- the groL gene encoding chaperonin GroEL (60 kDa chaperone family; promotes refolding of misfolded polypeptides especially under stressful conditions; forms two stacked rings of heptamers to form a barrel-shaped 14mer; ends can be capped by GroES; misfolded proteins enter the barrel where they are refolded when GroES binds) encodes MAKDIKFSEDARAALLRGVDMLANTVKVTLGPKGRNVVLEKAYGSPLITNDGVTIAKEIELEDHFEDMGAKLVSEVASKTNDIAGDGTTTATVLTQAIVREGLKNVTAGANPVGVRRGIEMATKEAVAGLAEISQTVNSKESIAQVAAVSSGSAEVGELIAEAMEKVGNDGVITIEESKGIETELDVVEGMQFDRGYLSQYMVTDNDKMEADLENPFILITDRKISNIQDILPLLEEILKLGRPLLIIADDVDGEALPTLVLNKLRGTFNVAAVKAPGFGDRRKEMLQDIAVLTGGTVIAEDLGLELKDTTIEHLGNASKVVVTKDNTTIVEGAGEKELIEQRVAIIRSQAAETTSDFDREKLQERLAKLAGGVGVIKVGAATETELKERKLRIEDALNATRAAVEEGIVSGGGIALVNVQSRVNALELKGDEATGARIVARALEEPVRQIAENAGMEGSVIAARIKTEEQGIGYNAATGEWVNMIEAGIVDPAKVVRSALQNAASVAGLILSTESVVADKPAPESPQPPMDPGMGMM; translated from the coding sequence ATGGCAAAAGATATTAAATTTTCCGAAGATGCTAGAGCAGCTTTATTACGTGGAGTAGATATGTTAGCTAATACAGTTAAAGTGACATTAGGGCCAAAAGGACGCAATGTCGTTTTAGAAAAAGCATACGGTTCTCCGTTAATTACAAACGATGGAGTTACAATTGCAAAAGAAATTGAATTAGAAGACCATTTCGAAGACATGGGTGCAAAACTTGTTTCTGAGGTAGCTTCTAAAACAAATGATATTGCTGGTGACGGAACAACAACTGCGACTGTATTAACACAAGCAATTGTGCGTGAAGGATTGAAAAACGTTACAGCTGGAGCAAATCCAGTAGGCGTGCGCCGTGGGATTGAAATGGCTACAAAAGAAGCTGTAGCTGGATTAGCGGAGATTTCTCAAACAGTTAATTCAAAAGAGTCCATCGCACAAGTTGCGGCTGTTTCTTCTGGTTCTGCTGAAGTCGGTGAATTGATTGCCGAAGCAATGGAAAAAGTTGGTAACGATGGTGTTATTACCATTGAAGAATCCAAAGGTATTGAAACAGAATTGGATGTTGTAGAAGGAATGCAGTTTGACCGTGGTTACTTATCTCAATACATGGTAACGGACAACGATAAGATGGAAGCAGATTTAGAAAATCCATTTATCCTTATTACAGACCGTAAGATTTCAAATATTCAAGATATTTTACCATTATTAGAAGAAATCTTGAAATTAGGCCGTCCATTATTGATTATTGCAGATGACGTAGATGGCGAAGCATTGCCAACGCTGGTGTTAAACAAACTACGCGGAACATTTAATGTTGCAGCTGTTAAAGCACCAGGTTTTGGTGACCGTCGTAAAGAAATGTTGCAAGATATCGCAGTATTAACAGGCGGTACAGTTATTGCAGAAGACTTAGGACTAGAATTAAAAGATACAACAATTGAGCACTTAGGTAATGCGAGCAAAGTGGTTGTTACAAAAGACAACACGACAATTGTTGAAGGTGCGGGTGAAAAAGAACTGATTGAACAACGCGTTGCAATCATTCGTTCACAAGCAGCAGAAACAACCTCTGACTTTGATCGTGAAAAACTACAAGAACGCTTGGCTAAATTAGCTGGTGGAGTTGGAGTGATTAAAGTTGGTGCTGCAACAGAAACGGAATTAAAAGAACGTAAATTACGTATTGAGGATGCTTTGAATGCAACTCGTGCGGCAGTTGAAGAAGGAATCGTTTCTGGTGGTGGAATTGCACTCGTTAATGTCCAATCACGTGTAAATGCATTGGAGTTAAAAGGTGATGAAGCGACTGGTGCTCGTATTGTCGCTCGTGCATTGGAAGAGCCAGTAAGACAAATTGCAGAAAATGCAGGTATGGAAGGTTCTGTTATCGCTGCAAGAATTAAAACCGAAGAGCAAGGAATTGGATATAACGCTGCAACTGGTGAGTGGGTAAATATGATTGAAGCAGGAATTGTTGACCCAGCTAAAGTTGTCCGTTCTGCATTGCAAAACGCAGCTAGCGTTGCTGGATTAATTCTTTCTACAGAAAGTGTAGTAGCAGACAAGCCAGCTCCAGAATCACCACAACCGCCAATGGATCCAGGAATGGGCATGATGTAA
- a CDS encoding DeoR/GlpR family DNA-binding transcription regulator, with translation MLTEERYHVILGSLEKEPVVKLQDLVDLTKTSESTIRRDLKKLEESEKLVRIHGGARRIYNVANEDMMEEKSVKNTDEKKRIAKFAVEMIRDGEMIYLDAGSTTYDMIPFLKNKQVTVITNGIPHASLLTDLNIQTIQIGGRIKRHTKAVIGPEAQRQIQTYHFSKAFLGINGVDLEFGYTTPDMEEAVIKQLVMQSANRSFFLADSSKMNKVTFSKVANLEDGNLISSRLSEELKNRIAEQTNIWEVES, from the coding sequence GTGCTTACAGAAGAGAGATACCATGTGATTCTGGGGAGCTTAGAAAAAGAGCCAGTTGTTAAATTACAGGATTTAGTGGATTTGACCAAGACATCTGAGTCCACAATACGAAGAGATCTGAAAAAATTGGAAGAATCAGAAAAATTAGTTCGTATTCATGGTGGAGCGAGACGGATTTATAATGTTGCGAATGAAGACATGATGGAAGAGAAATCGGTCAAAAATACAGACGAGAAGAAGAGGATTGCTAAGTTTGCAGTCGAAATGATTCGTGACGGTGAAATGATTTATCTTGATGCGGGTTCTACAACCTATGACATGATACCATTTTTAAAAAATAAACAAGTTACCGTTATTACGAATGGGATTCCTCACGCATCATTGTTGACGGATCTAAACATTCAAACAATACAAATTGGTGGGAGAATCAAACGTCACACGAAGGCAGTCATTGGACCGGAAGCACAGAGGCAAATTCAGACTTATCATTTTAGCAAAGCTTTTTTAGGAATTAACGGTGTTGATTTGGAATTTGGGTATACGACTCCTGATATGGAAGAAGCGGTCATTAAGCAATTAGTTATGCAAAGTGCAAATCGTAGTTTCTTTCTTGCAGATTCTTCAAAAATGAATAAAGTAACTTTTTCAAAAGTGGCAAATTTAGAAGATGGCAACTTAATTAGCAGTCGTTTATCTGAAGAGTTGAAAAATAGAATAGCAGAGCAGACAAATATATGGGAGGTGGAATCATGA